A window of the Emys orbicularis isolate rEmyOrb1 chromosome 1, rEmyOrb1.hap1, whole genome shotgun sequence genome harbors these coding sequences:
- the ETFBKMT gene encoding electron transfer flavoprotein beta subunit lysine methyltransferase yields the protein MPFAIYSNNTNCKKITEKDKFTVQTDSRLSCHSNKQGIAIHCYKTKPLLSWFQTRLPTHKINLRCAAGLNSDQEGFYQRGGMVFCCLKWFIGFGSRDVLTKASRSSNRSTSLIWRCCYHRTPGSFLDPEMRAFLEENTEVSSSGHLTPEIRLRLLTPRCRFWQERADLWPYGDPFWAIYWPGGQALSRYILDNPDAVRMGSVLDLGSGCGATAIAAVMSGASQVHANDIDPIAGMAMVLNCELNNVNPFPILTKNIIDTELDNWDLIVLGDMFYDEQLANSLHHWLRKCIRTHGTKVLIGDPGRPQFLGHRIHSQLHKVVEYSLPESTRQENNGLTSSIVWSYQP from the exons ATGCCATTTGCTATCTACAGCAACAACACAAATTGCAAAAAAATAACGGAGAAGGACAAATTCACTGTGCAGACAGACTCCAGGTTAAGCTGTCACAGTAATAAACAag GAATTGCCATCCATTGCTACAAAACGAAACCGCTTCTGAGTTGGTTTCAAACACGTCTCCCCACACACAAGATAAACCTTCGCTGTGCAGCTGGTTTGAATTCAGATCAGGAAGGATTTTACCAAAGGGGAGGCATGGTGTTCTGCTGCTTGAAGTGGTTTATAGGCTTTGGCAGTAGGGATGTCCTCACAAAAGCTTCAAGGAGCAGTAACAGAAGCACCTCTTTGATATGGAGATGCTGctatcacaggactccaggaagCTTCCTGGATCCTGAGATGAGAGCATTTCTGGAGGAgaacactgaagtcagtagcagcGGGCACCTCACACCAGAGATACGACTGCGACTTCTGACACCTCGCTGCAGATTCTGGCAGGAAAGAGCTGACTTGTGGCCCTATGGCGACCCCTTCTGGGCAATCTACTGGCCAGGAGGCCAAGCCCTGTCCAG GTATATCTTAGATAACCCGGATGCTGTCAGAATGGGATCAGTACTAGATCTCGGAAGTGGATGTGGAGCAACAGCAATCGCTGCTGTGATGAGCGGTGCATCCCAGGTCCATGCTAATGACATCGACCCCA TTGCAGGAATGGCCATGGTATTAAATTGCGAGCTGAACAATGTGAACCCCTTCCCTATTCTAACTAAGAACATCATTGATACAGAGCTGGACAACTGGGACCTCATTGTTTTGGGGGATATGTTTTATGATGAACAACTTGCAAACAGTCTTCATCACTGGTTGAGGAAATGCATCAGGACTCATGGAACTAAAGTGCTAATTGGTGACCCTGGGAGGCCTCAGTTCTTAGGCCACCGCATTCACAGTCAATTGCACAAAGTGGTAGAATATTCACTTCCTGAATCCACTAGGCAAGAAAACAATGGATTAACCTCAAGCATTGTCTGGAGTTACCAGCCCTGA